In Tepidimicrobium xylanilyticum, one DNA window encodes the following:
- the yhfZ gene encoding GntR family transcriptional regulator YhfZ — MQSSKRKLMSKNGEVAMLLAREFISYDVGDRIRTIRDYAEIFNTGRGTVQSAIKLLESEGAIRLESRGHLGTFILSVDFNRLWSIADFGVVMGVMPLPYSKRYEGLATGLYKAFEKANIPFSLAFMRGAEKRIQALDMGKYDFAITSKLAALHEKDKYEYIDVVHIFNEGSYVGEHIIIFRDNNINRIEDGMRIGIDPASPDQFLLTQYECEGKNVKYIETSYNQIVEKLKNKEIDAAVWNEDEIREKGLKFNIKKLTNQKSLEVNKKDTAAAMVINNENLEFKKIIKKYIDMNYIEEIQEEVLKGNIIPMY, encoded by the coding sequence ATGCAGAGTTCTAAGAGAAAATTAATGTCCAAAAATGGTGAGGTTGCCATGCTCTTAGCAAGAGAGTTTATTAGTTATGATGTAGGGGATAGGATTAGAACTATAAGAGATTATGCAGAGATTTTTAACACTGGTAGAGGTACAGTTCAATCTGCAATAAAACTACTGGAGTCGGAGGGAGCCATAAGATTAGAGAGTAGAGGGCATCTAGGGACTTTTATATTATCCGTGGATTTCAATAGATTATGGAGTATTGCTGACTTTGGAGTAGTGATGGGGGTTATGCCCTTGCCATATTCAAAAAGGTATGAAGGATTGGCAACTGGATTATATAAAGCCTTTGAAAAGGCAAATATTCCTTTTAGTTTAGCTTTTATGAGAGGAGCAGAAAAGAGGATACAAGCATTAGATATGGGGAAATATGATTTTGCTATTACTTCAAAGTTAGCTGCTCTTCATGAAAAAGATAAATACGAATATATTGATGTAGTGCATATTTTTAATGAAGGAAGTTATGTAGGGGAACATATTATTATATTTAGGGATAATAATATTAATAGAATAGAAGATGGTATGAGGATAGGAATAGACCCAGCTTCACCTGACCAATTTTTGCTAACCCAATATGAATGTGAAGGGAAAAATGTAAAGTATATAGAAACTTCCTATAATCAAATAGTAGAAAAATTAAAGAATAAAGAAATAGATGCAGCAGTATGGAATGAAGATGAAATAAGGGAAAAGGGTTTAAAATTTAATATTAAAAAGTTAACAAATCAAAAGAGTTTAGAGGTGAATAAAAAGGACACTGCAGCAGCTATGGTAATAAACAACGAGAACTTGGAATTTAAAAAGATTATAAAAAAATATATAGATATGAATTATATAGAAGAGATTCAAGAAGAAGTATTAAAGGGGAATATAATTCCCATGTACTAA
- a CDS encoding PRD domain-containing protein has translation MDEQLMMRLDLLLNAGAIDEEIIQIIKEFIEIIKKELSFTITEKNGSMLVNHMAMALARIKKGEEILPMEDVLFEEVKTSAIYSRVPSIINELEEKFNIEIPESEFGYIALHLCNLNNLQN, from the coding sequence ATGGATGAGCAATTGATGATGAGATTGGATTTGTTATTAAATGCAGGAGCTATAGATGAGGAAATAATACAAATTATTAAGGAATTCATAGAGATTATAAAAAAGGAATTATCATTTACTATAACTGAAAAAAATGGGTCAATGTTAGTAAATCATATGGCAATGGCTTTAGCAAGGATTAAAAAAGGAGAAGAGATTTTACCTATGGAAGATGTTTTATTTGAAGAAGTGAAAACTTCTGCTATTTACTCAAGAGTGCCTTCAATAATTAATGAATTAGAGGAAAAGTTTAATATAGAAATACCTGAATCGGAATTTGGGTATATAGCCCTCCATTTATGTAACTTAAATAATTTACAAAATTAA
- a CDS encoding DUF2620 domain-containing protein: MVNIVVGGQMDKQLIGKLIEEHGKGKVKASAKGDIEAVLDVKNGQADYYFGSCATGAGGALAMAIGLIGAQNCVSVSIPGKILTEEEMRKAVREGKKAFGFVNTDAEKVIPVLIDEILKKEE; the protein is encoded by the coding sequence ATGGTGAATATTGTTGTTGGTGGACAAATGGATAAGCAATTAATAGGAAAGCTTATTGAAGAACATGGTAAAGGAAAAGTAAAAGCTAGTGCTAAAGGGGATATAGAAGCTGTACTTGATGTAAAAAATGGACAAGCAGATTATTACTTTGGCTCTTGTGCTACAGGGGCAGGAGGGGCTTTAGCTATGGCCATCGGATTAATCGGTGCGCAGAATTGTGTATCTGTAAGCATACCTGGAAAGATTTTAACAGAAGAAGAAATGAGAAAGGCAGTTCGAGAAGGAAAGAAAGCTTTTGGATTTGTAAACACTGACGCTGAGAAAGTTATACCTGTTTTAATTGATGAAATATTGAAAAAGGAGGAATAG